Proteins encoded together in one Theileria parva strain Muguga chromosome 3 map unlocalized ctg_530, whole genome shotgun sequence window:
- the redB gene encoding Flavodoxin family protein → MLSEISSVVLNLGLGISTVIAHYLYNRKYYNLQTQQNNNNHTNSPREGGIELKVDEKRYKRCRIYYASQTGTSERFSRLLAEKLSQFNISHEPINLEDFEESDFYVEESVFIFLVSTHYDGLFPDNTKNFQKILRKLERNGTELRLNYCIFGLGSSDYEYFNEAAKVLQATLTQLKAHEFTPIYLCDELNGVGKEFEKWLNQLLTALSNIYHINISQDNTEPPYYKSWRHLCGLELRYENISVSNKFEVVPNDIICKQQYQCTDAKVLQNHNLIPNSDQSTHEITIDFKENYNISDTLYVLYRNPSHVVRWYMERLELTEDDLDKVITFVPRYGNVNQKLSFSPPFPIPATVKDVLELYCDLTSLPADEEILNFCTFIRDKAEIERVEQVINNSKLMKHIREEVKLTFNEFITLFFPNTKFNLAGFLQLIPKQIPKAYTIASTPNNEIKIIVKRVEYNLHSLRTFYKTNVRRLGLFNEVPRTELYKRRIYKGNCSNYLCDLKPGDTVKFFIRDSVFSNINLNRDLLLIANGTGMSGIRPIYKSVEEKGLESKVIIFLGFRTINHILYHEELEKLQNLNNFHISYALSRENDRRYVQELVKSNLREIGELVSRGGIICICGSRRMGNEIKLILKNYITNFEQIKHNQLIQELW, encoded by the exons ATGTTGAGTGAGATATCGAGTGTGGTATTGAATTTAGGGCTTGGAATCTCAACTGTAATTgcacattatttatacaatagAAAATACTATAACCTCCAAACtcaacaaaataataataatcaCACCAATTCTCCCA gGGAAGGGGGGATTGAGTTAAAGGTTGATGAGAAAAGGTATAAGAGGTGTAGAATATATTACGCGAGTCAAACTGGCACTTCTGAACGTTTTTCAAGACTTTTAGCCGAGAAACTATcacaatttaatatttcacatgaaccaattaatttagag gATTTTGAGGAGTCCGATTTCTATGTGGAGGAGTCGGTGTTTATATTTCTAGTCTCAACGCATTACGACGGATTATTCCCCGACAATACCAAAAACTTTCAGAAAATC ttgaGAAAGTTGGAGAGGAATGGCACTGAGTTACGGTTGAATTATTGTATTTTCGGTCTTGGGAGTAGTGACTATGAATACTTTAATGAGGCCGCTAAAGTATTACAAGCCACACTCACACAACTCAAAGCACACGAATTCACCCCAAT ATATTTGTGTGATGAGTTGAATGGTGTTGGTAAGGAGTTTGAGAAATGGCTAAACCAGCTTTTGACTGCACTTTCAAATATCTATCACATTAACATTTCACAAGATAATACCGAACCGCCCTACTACAAATCCTGGAGACATCTGT GTGGTTTGGAGCTTCGGTATGAGAATATAAGTGTGTCTAACAAGTTTGAAGTGGTACCAAATGACATAATTTGTAAGCAGCAGTACCAATGCACAGATGCTAAAGTGTTACAAAATCACAATTTAATTCCCAATTCCGATCAATCCACACATGAAATT ACCATAGATTTCAAGGAGAATTATAACATTTCCGACACTCTCTACGTTCTTTATCGTAACCCATCACATGTG GTCCGTTGGTATATGGAAAGATTAGAATTGACGGAAGatg ATTTGGATAAAGTAATCACATTTGTTCCAAGATATGGTAATGTTAATCAGAAATTATCCTTCTCACCGCCGTTCCCCATCCCAGCAACTGTTAAG GACGTGTTGGAGTTATATTGTGATTTAACGAGTTTACCAGCGGATGAGGAGATATTAAATTTCTGCACGTTTATCAGGGATAAAGCTGAAATTGAACGTGTCGAACAGGTGATTAACAACTCTAAACTCATGAAACACATTCGTGAAGAAGTTAAACTCACGTTCAACGAGTTTATTACCCTTTTCTTCCCCAACACCAAGTTCAATCTCGCAGGGTTCCTACAACTCATCCCCAAACAAATTCCCAAAGCATACACCATCGCATCCACCCCTAAC aatGAGATAAAGATAATAGTGAAGCGAGTGgagtataatttacattcGTTGAGAACATTTTACAAGACAAATGTGAGGCGTTTGGGGTTATTTAACGAGGTGCCAAGGACTGAATTGTACAAACGCAGAATTTACAAGGGCAACTGCAGCAATTATTTATGTGACCTAAAGCCCGGGGATACTGTCAAATTCTTCATTCGAGACTCTGTTTTCTCTAATATTAATCTCAATCGTGATTTACTACTCATTGCCAATGGGACAG GAATGTCTGGAATAAGACCGATATATAAATCAGTGGAGGAGAAGGGATTGGAAAGtaaagtaataatattcCTGGGGTTCAGAACGATTAATCACATCCTATACCACGAAGAACTTGAAAAACTACAAAATCTCAACAACTTCCACATCTCATACGCGCTCTCAAGAGAAAAC gaTCGTAGGTATGTGCAAGAGTTGGTAAAGAGTAATTTGAGGGAGATTGGTGAGTTGGTATCACGTGGTGGTATAATTTGCATTTGCGG TAGCAGAAGAATGGGCaatgaaattaaactaatcctcaaaaattatataacaaaCTTCGAACAAATAAAACACAACCAACTCATTCAAGAACTTTGGTAA
- a CDS encoding AP2 domain protein has translation MSSVSFDSLNSHTMPISIPNPMDTNTQSGDSNSLNSVNSGNSNTVNSVNTVNSGTNSVNSNTVNSVNSVNTINSVDSVNSVNGGKLSGIVSDVYFFLLQMKLLNTLDLVRAVCRPWGVPPNGNDYVFHFDLISSTSSLLVLQRYEEIFGPIYARFAFGNPKLLWTKVEDVDYFKIIYRLECVRYNQPFNSMTYDNILRYTLSKLDTNGTVSVLDSLNGYLDLKKDKVCKLCGNIFKNKCNYCEELEQSPNRIINTVNLTTGTEVQNFVSDVRTGDAVGTGDTVNTGNTVNSVNTVESVESGVVASTVTMDECPGYMKMSSEDNYTLSSGLDTNDLVDELDIYNDDITQSIQVSVTAPGPNTLNTLNSVNSVNTVNTVNGVNSVNTGNTVNSVNTVESVENVEAGVGGPIAVTEEDLTSNSSNNNTRLISSDTDVNSSEVDITTNNTFEENFSLAADPTGAAENNINEDTLDYGILDENIFSVLSEEEPEEVEEVDERYFGKNQDIEKIILSVLNRRLNNKTNKKRYGYQSDNLECNNCLLSLYKTVQPSHSRRSRPRQSSVDLNKFNPYDFNKLTPYDFSKLSSVDFTKLSAYYDKDKLYYDRLYKDDRLNNYYKDERFYKDDRLYKDDRLYKDERFNYKDERFNYKDERLGFYDRGYGRDSYDRGYGSGYGSGCVRDDYRNMDKYSYMENKYSYMENKYNYMDFPPVTKKRTIKYKDPDYYAGGSSRGDRDPARRVRKRRYDIPYASVGTDLSKDIKISSHVVSASVSYDKRQQRFMAQWKTKEGTKHSKSFYAKRYATPIMARKHAELYKMYILQHRVTNSSDLVEPTFEQLSANNFKDLDNINVGELEYDLG, from the exons ATGTCTAGTGTTAGTTTTGACTCCCTCAATTCTCACACTATGCCCATCTCCATTCCCAATCCTATGGACACCAATACTCAATCAGGGGACTCTAACTCTCTTAATAGTGTAAACTCTGGGAACTCtaacactgtaaatagtgtaaatactgtaaacTCTGGGACTAACTCTGTAAACTCTAACACTGTAaacagtgtaaatagtgtaaacaCCATAAATAGTGTGGACAGTGTGAACAGTGTGAATGGTGGGAAGTTGAGTGGTATAGTGTCTGATGTGTATTTCTTTTTATTGCAGATGAAGTTGTTGAATACTTTGGACTTGGTGAGGGCGGTTTGCAGGCCTTGGGGCGTGCCGCCAAACGGCAACGACTACGTGTTCCACTTTGACTTGATTTCCAGCACAAGTTCACTCCTGGTCCTCCAACGCTATGAGGAGATTTTCGGCCCAATTTACGCCCGGTTCGCCTTCGGGAACCCGAAGTTACTCTGGACCAAAGTGGAAGACGTTGActactttaaaattatttacaggCTTGAATGTGTGAGATATAATCAGCCGTTTAACTCTATGACCTATGATAATATTCTGAGGTACACACTGAGTAAGCTGGACACCAACGGCACAGTCAGCGTGCTGGACAGTTTAAACGGATACCTCGACCTCAAGAAGGACAAAGTCTGCAAACTCTGCGGgaacatttttaaaaacaaatgCAACTACTGCGAAGAACTCGAACAGTCACCAAACAGGATCATCAACACAGTCAACCTCACAACCG GCACTGAGGTACAGAATTTTGTTAGTGATGTGCGAACTGGAGATGCAGTGGGAACGGGGGATACTGTAAACACTGGGAATACTGTAAACAGTGTAAACACTGTGGAGAGTGTGGAGAGTGGCGTGGtagcaagcaccgtaacgaTGGACGAGTGTCCTGGGTACATGAAAATGTCTAGTGAAGATAATTACACGTTATCCAGCGGGTTAGATACGAATGACCTGGTCGATGAACTTGATATCTACAACGATGATATCACACAGTCCATACAAGTTTCCGTTACGGCGCCAGGTCCAAACACTCTTAATACCcttaatagtgttaatagtgttaatactgttaatactgttaatggtgttaatagtgtaaacACTGGGAATACTGTAAACAGTGTAAACACTGTGGAGAGTGTGGAGAATGTGGAAGCTGGTGTTGGCGGACCTATCGCCGTAACGGAGGAGGACCTGACGAGTAACAGTAGTAACAATAACACTCGATTAATAAGTAGTGACACGGATGTGAACAGCAGTGAAGTTGACATCACTACGAATAACACGTTTGAGGAGAATTTCTCACTCGCGGCTGATCCCACCGGTGCTGcggaaaataatattaatgagGATACTTTGGATTACGGAATTTTGGACGAGAATATCTTCTCAGTGCTGAGCGAGGAGGAGCCCGAGGAGGTTGAAGAAGTCGACGAACGCTACTTTGGGAAAAATCAAGACATCGAAAAGATTATCCTCTCCGTTCTCAATAGAAGattaaacaataaaactaataa AAAGAGGTATGGTTACCAGTCTGACAATTTGGAGTGTAACAACTGTTTATTATCGCTGTATAAGACTGTGCAACCGAGTCATTCTCGTAGGTCCAGGCCCCGTCAGTCCTCGGTGGACTTGAACAAGTTTAACCCCTACGACTTTAACAAACTCACGCCCTACGATTTCAGTAAATTGTCCTCCGTAGACTTCACCAAACTCTCAGCCTACTACGACAAGGACAAACTCTACTACGACAGACTCTACAAAGATGACAGACTCAATAATTACTACAAAGATGAGAGATTTTACAAGGATGACAGACTCTACAAGGATGACAGACTTTACAAAGATGAGAGATTCAATTACAAGGATGAGAGGtttaattataaagatGAGAGGTTAGGATTTTATGACAGGGGGTATGGTAGAGATTCCTATGACAGAGGGTATGGAAGTGGATATGGTAGTGGATGTGTTAGGGATGATTATAGGAATATGGACAAGTATTCGTACATGGAGAATAAATATTCATACATGGAGAACAAGTACAATTACATGGACTTTCCGCCGGTGACTAAAAAGAGAACGATCAAGTACAAGGACCCCGACTACTACGCGGGTGGCAGTTCCAGGGGTGACAGAGACCCTGCCCGCAGGGTACGTAAGAGGAGATATGACATCCCATACGCGTCGGTGGGTACAGACTTGTCAAAGGATATTAAAATCAGTAGCCACGTGGTCTCTGCGAGTGTGAGTTACGACAAGAGACAGCAGCGTTTCATGGCACAGTGGAAGACCAAGGAGGGCACCAAGCACTCGAAATCATTCTACGCTAAGCGCTACGCCACGCCAATCATGGCCAGGAAACACGCAGAACTGTATAAAATGTACATTCTGCAACATAGAGTCACGAACTCCTCAGACCTCGTCGAACCAACATTCGAACAACTCTCAGCCAACAACTTCAAAGACCTAGACAACATCAACGTCGGAGAACTCGAATACGATCTGGGataa